Proteins co-encoded in one Xanthomonas campestris pv. badrii genomic window:
- the yjjJ gene encoding type II toxin-antitoxin system HipA family toxin YjjJ — MIDMPQSEAVERLVATLRVNGPLRGADLAGRLGVSKATLSRLVAAAGTAVRRYGSARATRYAAAGEVRGARAWPLYRIDSHARVVALGQLHALHHDHFFVELLQENPVLLHPPMQLGVFESLPWFLDDQRPQGFLGRNLAHRVSGPLRLPENLMLWSPSDTLVALLSDGHDQLGDLLVGEHALARALSSIEQPECIDIQARPQAYLQRADAALRGEDVGSSAAGEQPKFTAVLREHGMYRPVIVKFSDRIDQPAGRRWADLLQMEHLANQVLLAGGIAAATTQRLQAGERVFLESTRFDRSPTLGRHGFVSLMAIFAAFYGQSEVGTWRALAPLLKRDGWLSAEDAERLEVISWFGTLIGNTDMHLGNAALMLADTLPLRLAPVYDMLPMALRPASSGEIVPRDIESPPPTVGQFAQWRRAAEMAEQFWQRCMDDAALSDQMRGIATRALASLRRTASRLA; from the coding sequence GTGATTGACATGCCCCAGTCCGAAGCAGTAGAACGCCTGGTCGCCACGCTGCGCGTCAACGGCCCGTTGCGCGGCGCCGATCTTGCCGGGCGATTGGGCGTGAGCAAGGCAACCCTTTCCCGCCTGGTTGCCGCCGCAGGAACGGCGGTGCGCCGCTACGGCAGCGCGCGCGCCACCCGCTATGCCGCCGCGGGCGAGGTGCGGGGCGCGCGCGCGTGGCCGCTCTACCGCATCGACAGCCATGCCCGCGTTGTGGCGCTGGGCCAGCTGCATGCACTGCATCACGACCACTTCTTCGTGGAGCTGCTGCAGGAAAACCCGGTGCTCCTGCATCCGCCGATGCAGCTGGGTGTGTTCGAGTCGCTGCCCTGGTTTCTGGATGACCAACGCCCGCAGGGATTTCTCGGGCGCAATCTGGCACATCGCGTCTCCGGGCCGTTGCGGCTACCGGAAAATCTCATGCTGTGGTCGCCCAGTGACACACTCGTCGCGCTGCTGTCCGATGGTCACGACCAGCTCGGCGACCTGCTCGTTGGCGAGCATGCGCTGGCTCGCGCACTGTCGTCGATCGAGCAGCCCGAGTGCATCGATATCCAAGCCCGCCCGCAGGCGTATCTCCAGCGTGCCGATGCCGCACTGCGCGGCGAGGACGTCGGTTCGTCCGCTGCAGGCGAGCAACCGAAGTTCACTGCCGTACTGCGCGAACATGGCATGTATCGTCCGGTCATCGTGAAGTTCTCCGACCGGATCGATCAGCCGGCCGGGCGGCGCTGGGCGGACCTGCTGCAGATGGAGCACCTGGCCAACCAGGTGCTACTTGCCGGTGGCATCGCAGCCGCAACGACGCAGCGGCTGCAGGCCGGCGAGCGCGTCTTTCTCGAATCCACGCGCTTCGATCGCAGCCCGACGCTGGGCCGCCACGGCTTTGTCTCGTTGATGGCGATCTTTGCCGCGTTCTATGGGCAGTCGGAGGTCGGCACATGGCGCGCGCTTGCACCGCTGCTCAAACGCGATGGTTGGCTGAGCGCGGAAGATGCCGAGCGTCTTGAGGTGATCAGCTGGTTCGGCACGCTCATCGGCAATACCGACATGCATCTGGGCAACGCAGCACTGATGCTTGCCGACACGTTGCCACTGCGGCTCGCGCCGGTGTACGACATGTTGCCGATGGCGCTGCGGCCGGCATCCAGTGGCGAAATCGTGCCAAGGGACATCGAGAGTCCACCGCCCACGGTCGGTCAATTCGCACAATGGCGACGCGCCGCGGAGATGGCAGAACAGTTCTGGCAGCGCTGCATGGACGACGCGGCCTTGAGCGATCAGATGCGCGGCATCGCCACCCGCGCGTTGGCAAGCTTGCGCCGCACCGCATCGCGCCTTGCCTGA
- the groL gene encoding chaperonin GroEL (60 kDa chaperone family; promotes refolding of misfolded polypeptides especially under stressful conditions; forms two stacked rings of heptamers to form a barrel-shaped 14mer; ends can be capped by GroES; misfolded proteins enter the barrel where they are refolded when GroES binds): MAAKDIRFGEDARTRMVRGVNVLANAVKATLGPKGRNVVLEKSFGAPTITKDGVSVAKEIELADKFENMGAQMVKEVASKTNDNAGDGTTTATVLAQALIREGAKAVAAGMNPMDLKRGIDQAVKAAVVELKNISKPTTDDKAIAQVGTISANSDESIGNIIAEAMQKVGKEGVITVEEGSGLENELDVVEGMQFDRGYLSPYFINNQQSQSADLDDPFILLHDKKISNVRDLLPVLEGVAKAGKPLLIVAEEVEGEALATLVVNTIRGIVKVVAVKAPGFGDRRKAMLEDMAVLTGGTVISEEVGLALEKATIKDLGRAKKVQVSKENTTIIDGAGDTAAIESRVGQIKTQIEDTSSDYDREKLQERVAKLAGGVAVIKVGASTEIEMKEKKARVEDALHATRAAVEEGVVPGGGVALVRALVAVGELKGANEDQTHGIQIALRAMEAPLREIVANAGEEPSVILNKVKEGSGNYGYNAANGEFGDMVQFGILDPTKVTRSALQNAASIAGLMITTEAMVADAPKKDEPAMPAGGGMGGMGGMDF, from the coding sequence ATGGCTGCTAAAGACATTCGTTTCGGTGAAGACGCACGTACCCGCATGGTTCGTGGCGTCAACGTGCTTGCCAATGCCGTGAAGGCCACCCTGGGCCCGAAGGGCCGCAACGTCGTGCTCGAGAAGAGCTTCGGCGCGCCGACCATCACCAAGGACGGCGTCTCCGTCGCCAAGGAAATCGAACTGGCCGACAAGTTCGAGAACATGGGCGCGCAGATGGTCAAGGAAGTCGCTTCCAAGACCAACGACAACGCTGGCGACGGCACCACCACCGCCACCGTGCTGGCCCAGGCGCTGATCCGCGAAGGCGCCAAGGCCGTGGCCGCCGGCATGAACCCGATGGACCTCAAGCGCGGTATCGACCAGGCCGTCAAGGCCGCCGTCGTCGAGCTGAAGAACATCTCCAAGCCCACCACCGACGACAAGGCGATCGCCCAGGTCGGCACCATCTCGGCCAACTCGGACGAATCGATCGGCAACATCATTGCCGAAGCGATGCAGAAGGTCGGCAAGGAAGGCGTGATCACCGTCGAAGAAGGCTCGGGCCTGGAAAACGAGCTGGACGTGGTCGAGGGCATGCAGTTCGATCGCGGCTACCTCTCCCCGTACTTCATCAACAACCAGCAGAGCCAGTCGGCCGACCTGGACGACCCGTTCATCCTGCTGCACGACAAGAAGATCTCCAACGTGCGTGACCTGCTGCCCGTGCTGGAAGGCGTGGCCAAGGCCGGCAAGCCGCTGCTGATCGTGGCTGAAGAAGTCGAAGGCGAAGCGCTGGCGACCCTGGTGGTCAACACCATCCGCGGCATCGTCAAGGTCGTGGCCGTCAAGGCACCGGGCTTCGGCGACCGTCGCAAGGCGATGCTGGAAGACATGGCCGTGCTGACCGGCGGCACCGTGATCTCCGAGGAAGTGGGCCTGGCGCTGGAAAAGGCCACCATCAAGGACCTGGGCCGCGCCAAGAAGGTGCAGGTCTCCAAGGAAAACACCACGATCATCGATGGCGCCGGCGACACTGCCGCGATCGAATCGCGCGTGGGCCAGATCAAGACCCAGATCGAGGACACCTCCTCCGATTACGACCGTGAGAAGCTGCAGGAGCGCGTGGCCAAGCTGGCCGGTGGCGTTGCAGTGATCAAGGTCGGCGCCTCGACCGAAATCGAAATGAAGGAAAAGAAGGCACGCGTCGAAGACGCCCTGCACGCCACCCGTGCAGCCGTCGAAGAAGGCGTGGTCCCGGGCGGCGGCGTGGCCCTGGTGCGTGCGCTGGTGGCCGTGGGCGAGCTCAAGGGCGCCAACGAAGACCAGACCCACGGCATCCAGATCGCCCTGCGCGCGATGGAAGCCCCGCTGCGCGAAATCGTGGCCAATGCCGGCGAAGAGCCGTCCGTGATCCTCAACAAGGTCAAGGAAGGCAGCGGCAACTACGGCTACAACGCCGCCAACGGCGAGTTCGGCGACATGGTGCAGTTCGGCATCCTGGACCCGACCAAGGTCACCCGTTCGGCGCTGCAGAACGCCGCCTCGATCGCCGGCCTGATGATCACCACCGAAGCCATGGTGGCCGATGCACCGAAGAAGGACGAGCCGGCGATGCCGGCCGGCGGTGGCATGGGCGGCATGGGCGGCATGGATTTCTGA
- a CDS encoding co-chaperone GroES: protein MSIKPLHDRVVVKPIEADEVSAGGIVIPDSAKEKSTKGEVVAIGAGKPLDNGSLRAPVVKVGDKVIYGQYAGSSYKSEGVEYKVLREDDILAVIG, encoded by the coding sequence ATGAGCATCAAGCCGCTTCACGACCGCGTTGTAGTCAAGCCGATCGAAGCCGACGAAGTTTCCGCCGGCGGCATCGTGATCCCGGACTCCGCCAAGGAAAAGTCCACCAAGGGTGAAGTCGTCGCCATCGGCGCCGGCAAGCCGCTGGACAACGGCAGCCTGCGCGCGCCGGTGGTCAAGGTTGGCGACAAGGTCATCTACGGCCAGTACGCCGGCAGCAGCTACAAGTCCGAAGGCGTCGAGTACAAGGTGCTGCGCGAAGACGACATTCTGGCCGTCATCGGCTGA
- a CDS encoding endonuclease: MRLPLRRLPLVCAVALAVPTAHAAVFINELHYDDAGASGDTGEGVEVVATAGESLSGYRIQLYNGSTPGAATVYATTAVPAGNLVSCGSQVRIATVSYASNGVQNGPNDGVALMDPSGRLVQFLSYEGTITGSGGAAAGVTSQNLPVSESNSSAVGSSLQLTGTGSAAANFSWAGSAAQTFGACNRGQSFNGSGGGGETGAAPTITSTTPTQGATGFPAAGDLAVGFSEAVTLGSGAFALSCASSGTVALSHPTSGTRFTLSTNTALVGGERCTLAITASAIRDASGLSPAANQSIAFTVATAAGGGTGYYARVNTTSPSQLRCSLNATIRGHTVYPYSGTGTSTWTILEMADEDPNNSGRILDAYRNRSYAKVSDRAGTGSGLTYNREHTWPNSLGFGSATGDRGLPYAPYTDTHMLYLTDTAFNADRGNKPYATCTSSCGERVTEVNDGSGGGSGRYPGNSNWVRTPDGNSGSFEVWGRRKGDMARAVMYMAIRYEGGTDAASGQSEPDLELTDDRSRIVQTASSPAYMGLLSTLLAWHQADPPDDAERARNQVIFSFQGNRNPFVDHPEWATAGLFNSAKPASCQLAN, translated from the coding sequence ATGAGGTTGCCGTTGCGTCGTCTTCCGCTGGTCTGCGCCGTTGCGCTGGCCGTCCCCACCGCCCACGCCGCGGTGTTCATCAACGAACTGCATTACGACGACGCGGGCGCCTCCGGCGACACCGGCGAAGGCGTGGAAGTGGTGGCCACCGCCGGCGAATCGCTGAGCGGCTACCGCATCCAGCTCTACAACGGCAGTACCCCGGGTGCGGCCACGGTCTATGCCACCACCGCGGTACCGGCCGGCAACCTGGTCAGCTGTGGCAGCCAGGTGCGCATCGCCACGGTGAGCTACGCCAGCAACGGCGTGCAGAATGGCCCCAACGACGGCGTGGCGCTGATGGATCCCAGCGGGCGGCTGGTGCAGTTCCTCAGCTACGAAGGCACCATCACCGGCAGCGGCGGCGCGGCGGCCGGGGTCACCAGCCAGAACCTGCCGGTCAGCGAGAGCAACAGCAGTGCGGTCGGCAGTTCCCTGCAGCTCACCGGCACCGGCAGCGCGGCAGCCAACTTCAGCTGGGCCGGCTCGGCGGCGCAGACCTTCGGCGCCTGCAACCGCGGCCAGAGCTTCAACGGCAGTGGCGGTGGTGGCGAAACCGGCGCCGCACCGACGATCACCAGCACCACCCCGACCCAGGGCGCCACCGGCTTCCCGGCCGCCGGCGATCTGGCAGTGGGCTTCAGCGAGGCGGTGACGCTGGGCAGCGGCGCCTTTGCGCTGAGCTGCGCCAGCTCCGGCACGGTGGCGCTCAGCCATCCAACCAGCGGCACCCGCTTCACCCTGTCCACCAATACCGCGCTGGTGGGCGGCGAGCGTTGCACCCTGGCGATCACCGCCAGCGCCATCCGCGATGCCAGCGGGCTGAGCCCGGCGGCCAATCAATCCATCGCCTTCACCGTGGCCACCGCCGCCGGCGGCGGCACCGGCTACTACGCGCGGGTGAACACCACCAGCCCCAGCCAGCTGCGCTGCTCGCTCAACGCCACCATCCGCGGCCACACGGTCTACCCGTACAGCGGCACCGGCACCAGCACCTGGACCATCCTGGAGATGGCCGACGAAGACCCCAACAACAGCGGCCGCATCCTGGACGCCTACCGCAACCGCAGCTATGCCAAGGTCAGCGACCGGGCCGGCACCGGCAGCGGGCTCACCTACAACCGCGAGCACACCTGGCCCAACTCGCTGGGCTTCGGCAGCGCCACCGGCGACCGCGGCCTGCCGTACGCGCCCTACACCGACACCCACATGCTGTACCTGACCGACACCGCCTTCAACGCCGACCGCGGCAACAAGCCCTATGCCACCTGCACCAGCAGCTGCGGCGAGCGGGTGACCGAGGTCAACGACGGCAGTGGCGGCGGCAGCGGGCGCTATCCGGGCAATTCCAACTGGGTCCGCACGCCGGACGGCAACAGCGGCAGCTTCGAGGTGTGGGGCCGGCGCAAGGGCGATATGGCGCGCGCGGTGATGTACATGGCGATCCGCTACGAAGGCGGTACCGATGCGGCCAGCGGCCAGTCCGAGCCGGACCTGGAGCTCACCGACGACCGCAGCCGGATCGTGCAGACCGCGTCCTCGCCGGCCTACATGGGCCTGCTGTCCACGCTGCTGGCCTGGCACCAGGCCGATCCGCCGGACGATGCCGAGCGCGCCCGCAACCAGGTGATCTTCAGCTTCCAGGGCAACCGCAACCCGTTCGTCGATCACCCCGAATGGGCCACCGCCGGCCTGTTCAATTCGGCCAAGCCGGCCAGTT
- the xopX gene encoding XopX family type III secretion system effector, whose protein sequence is MEIKKQQTAGPSSPAPLHDTHTDNAPVADATSPTQTPLHPSLSALTPRSRSRASTADSEHDASPVAPHAAETQADSPERASGPSTAATLAARANAALASGVQQAYAAVSKGASNLWSLADLRTMLQIHADDPAFLQMVRHTDPEQHAPHSLAACRQQITQLRDVIEAATGLEARFRQQLLGDIKAVEDALQPLEHGTPAAGRALKSLANLVNLWPLVVPSPFLGNQAKTFAYSIAAATKGVMTLSASALRPTADGLPFPLMGGQLGRDANEMHFYAILLNGLFLTTELPKKFGNPSMRHQAEAVENNPGFAAAASTACAAMVLTPFLWNSLNVLGNRLQHKVSHLGAGIAESAGFQSQAQRLRARLTPGQISAQLRTQLNEICAALENGREAFQQARRAFTDPSQGHELTRTLNAQCTHLLETLDQCSKRLSTALQVDQNQDQPATIPRQVTNHDIAPKLALASLAAGVTGLTVYLIQPDRIGTVDLVADSILVTTVMMQSALNAHATRQDAMERFKAMCSGSLVMALALGVEKLSKTFADKSLIESSSASPYYAGAIMSLMSMTMPGPMARGAELAMNWGGAQVMRVFRGPDGTTLATRMPSSPEELIQNVEDTASYVQSLSPDQAQEYAQRVGEIALQVIEDAGAQAQTRPSSSVTITEIDEIADIEETNDAAALAAASDSPEQRSPAHAHRSPDRAATSTAPSS, encoded by the coding sequence ATGGAGATCAAGAAACAGCAAACCGCAGGCCCCTCTTCCCCGGCGCCATTGCACGACACTCATACCGACAACGCTCCGGTCGCCGACGCCACGTCGCCGACGCAAACACCGCTCCACCCCAGCCTGTCGGCGCTCACTCCGCGCAGCCGTTCGCGCGCGTCCACCGCCGACTCCGAGCACGACGCCTCGCCGGTGGCGCCGCACGCCGCTGAAACGCAGGCCGATTCACCCGAACGCGCCTCCGGCCCGTCCACCGCCGCAACACTTGCCGCACGTGCAAACGCGGCATTGGCAAGCGGCGTTCAGCAGGCTTACGCTGCGGTATCGAAGGGGGCGTCCAATCTCTGGTCGCTGGCGGATCTGCGCACCATGCTGCAGATCCATGCAGACGATCCTGCATTCCTGCAGATGGTGCGTCACACCGACCCGGAACAGCACGCGCCGCACAGTCTGGCCGCGTGCCGCCAGCAGATCACCCAGCTGCGCGATGTCATCGAAGCGGCAACCGGTCTGGAAGCACGCTTCCGTCAGCAATTGCTCGGCGACATCAAGGCCGTGGAAGACGCGCTGCAGCCGCTGGAGCACGGCACACCTGCGGCCGGACGGGCGCTGAAATCGCTGGCCAACCTGGTCAATCTGTGGCCCCTGGTCGTCCCCAGTCCGTTTCTGGGCAACCAGGCCAAGACCTTCGCCTATTCCATCGCCGCGGCAACCAAGGGCGTGATGACGCTTTCGGCCTCTGCGCTGCGCCCCACCGCCGACGGGCTTCCGTTCCCGCTGATGGGCGGGCAGCTGGGGCGCGACGCCAACGAGATGCACTTCTACGCCATTTTGCTCAACGGATTGTTCCTCACCACCGAACTGCCCAAGAAATTCGGCAACCCGTCCATGCGGCACCAGGCCGAAGCAGTGGAAAACAACCCGGGATTTGCCGCGGCCGCATCGACCGCGTGCGCGGCGATGGTGCTCACGCCCTTCCTCTGGAACAGCCTGAACGTGCTCGGCAATCGACTGCAACACAAGGTGTCGCATCTGGGCGCCGGCATTGCAGAAAGCGCCGGTTTTCAGAGCCAGGCGCAGCGGTTGCGTGCACGCCTGACGCCCGGCCAGATCAGCGCGCAACTGCGTACGCAACTCAACGAGATCTGCGCCGCTCTGGAGAACGGCCGAGAAGCGTTTCAACAGGCACGTCGCGCGTTCACCGACCCGAGCCAAGGGCACGAGCTCACCCGTACGCTCAATGCCCAGTGCACGCACCTGCTGGAGACGCTGGACCAATGCAGCAAGCGACTGAGCACGGCGCTACAAGTGGACCAGAACCAGGACCAGCCAGCCACCATCCCGCGCCAGGTCACCAACCACGACATTGCACCCAAGCTGGCACTGGCGTCGCTTGCGGCCGGAGTAACCGGGCTGACGGTCTACCTGATCCAACCGGATCGGATCGGCACGGTCGATCTGGTTGCCGACTCCATCCTTGTAACGACCGTGATGATGCAGTCGGCGCTCAACGCACATGCGACCCGCCAGGACGCAATGGAGCGTTTCAAGGCCATGTGCTCCGGCAGCCTGGTGATGGCGCTGGCCCTGGGCGTGGAGAAACTGTCCAAGACCTTTGCAGACAAGAGCCTGATCGAATCCTCGTCGGCATCGCCCTACTACGCCGGCGCGATCATGTCGCTGATGTCGATGACCATGCCGGGCCCGATGGCGCGTGGCGCAGAGCTGGCGATGAACTGGGGCGGCGCTCAAGTCATGCGGGTGTTCAGAGGGCCCGACGGCACCACGCTCGCAACCCGCATGCCGTCCTCGCCCGAGGAGCTCATCCAGAACGTGGAAGACACGGCCAGCTATGTGCAAAGCCTGTCGCCGGACCAGGCACAGGAGTACGCGCAGCGGGTCGGCGAGATCGCCCTGCAGGTGATCGAGGACGCCGGCGCGCAGGCGCAGACCAGGCCCAGCAGCAGCGTCACGATCACCGAGATCGACGAGATCGCCGATATCGAGGAGACGAACGATGCCGCCGCGTTGGCCGCAGCCAGTGACTCGCCTGAGCAACGCTCGCCTGCGCACGCGCATCGGTCGCCGGATCGGGCCGCAACCAGCACAGCGCCGTCGTCCTGA
- a CDS encoding TonB-dependent receptor plug domain-containing protein, whose product MAQQTEPDAARATSTLDAVSVTGSRIKRAQVEGAQPVVTISAQQIQQEGFATVYDVLNSMNQQGSVEADTQWGSHTPNASPINLRDLGPGRTLLLVNSRRVADYPLPYGGESNFSNYSNIPAAAVERIDILTGGASAIYGSDAVAGVINVILKRDYQGDQLRLRGGTATEGGRDSFDVSWAGGRTGENWSVTYALQATRRDPLSGRDRPEMDDSDDMSYSNWTGQNRRYGFNPFTGLSLVDANTNERLAPPAGTCARFGGEFIDGQRLSYDQNTGALTDAGSYCGMARDYGDWGLVTGSEDYSAYLYGTWKFGQATEAWATLSANRSIGRWTYDPPYVLLGPFQDARTGRQLNAIRQLTRREAGGWDRLANYNKEQSWDLGAGLRGVWADRFDWELSVGRSRYTVDEYIRTVDTARATDYFLGSPLGTGADGNPIYAVNQARWYTPLSGNEYDDLVAKSHNSAYSWVNQAAFSLSGDVVQGWAGPIRFATVAEVAKQGYQLSPDPCANECYPVDVVDSGGGERLRSSAGLEFQIPLLSTLSANIAGRYDRYSNYRSSAAIQTEVGEQSDTTWSAGLEWRPVESLLVRSTLATSFRAPDMHYVLGEPSSTNQTVIDQYRCITSGAYQTGGCNDENNNIFYTVDVNRRGTPDLRSETGRSFTGGVVWDIVQGMSLSVDYYRIQLEDMIKDLDRDEILSAEAGCRTGTTISGGAWNNPGGAGYCDTITSRVTRNADGTIASIERGPINLAQMETSGIDASLKYRLSTAGWGNFQLSLDYNNLLAYREQIYRTDSDENRRDERVRSRVRGSVHWDNGGAWDWTVYFRRLGSMRAVNWGTCARFDDGYQPSASDECLVTDTGNVNLGQTSKRYFGRVGPAIYWNLSTGYRITDHAKVNFYVNNVFNEVGYENKERFYGYGFYNTTLFNPIGREVAAEYVFTF is encoded by the coding sequence ATGGCCCAGCAAACCGAACCGGACGCAGCGCGTGCCACGTCCACCCTGGATGCGGTCAGCGTCACCGGCTCGCGCATCAAACGCGCACAGGTCGAAGGCGCGCAGCCGGTGGTCACCATCTCCGCGCAGCAGATCCAGCAGGAAGGCTTCGCCACCGTCTACGACGTGCTCAACAGCATGAATCAGCAGGGCTCGGTGGAAGCCGACACGCAGTGGGGCTCGCACACGCCCAACGCCTCGCCGATCAACCTGCGCGACCTGGGACCGGGCCGCACGCTGCTGCTGGTCAACAGCCGCCGCGTGGCCGATTACCCGCTGCCCTATGGCGGCGAGAGCAACTTCTCCAATTACAGCAACATCCCCGCCGCTGCGGTAGAACGCATCGACATCCTCACTGGCGGCGCTTCGGCGATCTACGGCTCGGACGCGGTGGCTGGCGTGATCAACGTGATCCTCAAGCGCGACTACCAGGGCGACCAGCTGCGCCTGCGCGGCGGCACCGCCACCGAAGGTGGACGCGACAGCTTCGACGTGTCCTGGGCCGGCGGGCGCACCGGCGAGAACTGGAGCGTGACCTATGCGCTGCAGGCCACCCGGCGCGATCCGTTGAGCGGGCGCGATCGCCCCGAAATGGATGATTCGGACGACATGTCCTACTCCAACTGGACCGGGCAGAACCGCCGCTACGGCTTCAACCCGTTCACCGGCCTGAGCCTGGTCGATGCCAACACCAACGAGCGCCTCGCGCCGCCGGCCGGCACCTGCGCACGCTTCGGCGGCGAATTCATCGACGGCCAGCGCCTGAGCTACGACCAGAACACCGGTGCGCTCACCGACGCCGGCAGTTACTGCGGCATGGCGCGCGATTACGGCGACTGGGGCCTGGTCACCGGCAGCGAGGATTATTCGGCGTATCTGTACGGTACCTGGAAGTTCGGTCAGGCCACCGAGGCCTGGGCCACGCTGTCGGCCAACCGCAGCATCGGGCGCTGGACCTACGACCCGCCGTATGTGCTGCTCGGGCCGTTTCAGGATGCGCGCACCGGGCGTCAGCTGAATGCCATCCGCCAGCTCACCCGCCGCGAAGCCGGTGGCTGGGATCGCCTGGCCAACTACAACAAGGAGCAGTCCTGGGATCTGGGCGCCGGCCTGCGCGGGGTGTGGGCCGACCGCTTCGACTGGGAACTGAGCGTGGGCCGTTCGCGCTACACCGTGGACGAATACATCCGCACCGTGGATACCGCGCGCGCCACCGATTACTTTCTCGGCAGCCCGCTCGGTACCGGTGCCGATGGCAACCCGATCTACGCGGTCAACCAGGCGCGCTGGTACACGCCGTTGTCCGGTAACGAGTACGACGACCTGGTGGCCAAGTCGCATAACTCGGCCTATTCGTGGGTGAACCAGGCCGCTTTCAGCCTCAGTGGCGACGTGGTGCAGGGCTGGGCCGGGCCGATCCGCTTCGCCACCGTGGCCGAAGTCGCCAAGCAGGGCTATCAGCTCTCGCCCGACCCGTGCGCCAACGAGTGCTACCCGGTTGATGTGGTCGACAGTGGGGGCGGCGAGCGCCTGCGTAGTTCGGCCGGTCTGGAATTCCAGATCCCGCTGCTGTCCACGCTCAGCGCCAACATCGCCGGGCGCTACGACCGCTACAGCAACTATCGCTCGTCCGCGGCCATCCAGACCGAGGTGGGCGAACAGAGCGACACCACCTGGAGCGCCGGCCTGGAGTGGCGGCCGGTGGAGAGCCTGCTGGTGCGCAGCACCCTGGCCACCAGCTTCCGTGCACCGGACATGCACTACGTGCTGGGCGAACCCAGTTCCACCAACCAGACCGTGATCGACCAGTACCGCTGCATCACCTCCGGCGCGTACCAGACCGGCGGCTGCAACGACGAGAACAACAACATCTTCTACACCGTGGACGTGAACCGGCGTGGCACGCCGGACCTGCGCTCGGAAACCGGCCGCTCGTTCACCGGCGGGGTGGTGTGGGACATCGTGCAGGGGATGTCGCTGAGCGTGGACTACTACCGCATCCAGCTGGAGGACATGATCAAGGATCTGGACCGCGACGAGATCCTGTCGGCCGAAGCCGGCTGCCGCACCGGCACCACCATCAGCGGCGGTGCCTGGAACAACCCCGGCGGCGCCGGCTACTGCGACACCATCACCTCGCGCGTGACGCGCAATGCCGACGGCACCATCGCCAGCATCGAACGCGGCCCGATCAACCTGGCGCAGATGGAAACCTCCGGCATCGATGCGTCGTTGAAATACCGGCTGAGCACGGCCGGCTGGGGCAACTTCCAGCTGTCGCTGGACTACAACAATCTGCTCGCCTACCGCGAACAGATCTACCGTACCGACAGCGACGAGAACCGTCGCGACGAACGCGTGCGCAGCCGCGTGCGTGGCAGCGTGCATTGGGACAACGGCGGCGCCTGGGACTGGACCGTGTACTTCCGCCGGCTTGGCTCGATGCGCGCGGTCAACTGGGGCACCTGCGCCCGCTTCGATGACGGCTACCAGCCCAGCGCCTCCGACGAGTGCCTGGTCACCGACACCGGCAACGTGAATCTGGGCCAGACCAGCAAGCGCTACTTCGGCCGCGTGGGCCCGGCGATCTACTGGAACCTCAGCACCGGCTACAGGATCACCGACCACGCCAAGGTCAATTTCTACGTCAACAACGTGTTCAACGAAGTGGGCTACGAGAACAAGGAGCGCTTCTACGGCTACGGCTTCTACAACACCACCTTGTTCAACCCGATCGGCCGCGAAGTGGCGGCGGAGTATGTGTTCACGTTCTGA